One Yimella lutea DNA window includes the following coding sequences:
- a CDS encoding glycoside hydrolase family 3 N-terminal domain-containing protein — MIRTVSVLTVSALALSACSGDPGGPSAGTTSPGTAAVTPTTSLSSGTSSVEPTPKPSSTTSPGASCVDGLLRSMSPAQRAGQLVMVGLDASMSAESLDTMIKDHHIGNMFFIGGWRTTSRVKSTSDHVQAQANSSSPKSVGFLIAADQEGGQVQQLKGDGFSALPSALRQGTMSSADRAAVARTIVRELKAVGVNVDLAPVADTVPPANPRSNEPIGRWGRQYGNNPAKAGSAVAEVVRTMQAGGLQSTLKHFPGLGRITGNTDFTADGIVDDQTSADDEYLRPFRDGIAAGAPFVMVSSAYYSRMDAENQAIYSPKIIDGVLRRQLGFGGVVMSDDLNAVAVRDLPAGERVVKMVRAGGDVALTGLASAAPLMARALTAEAAKDPVFRAKLNASVKRVLMAKTAMGLTSCSGRE, encoded by the coding sequence ATGATCAGAACCGTCTCCGTCCTCACCGTCAGCGCTCTCGCCCTATCGGCGTGCAGCGGCGACCCCGGCGGCCCGTCCGCCGGGACGACGTCGCCGGGAACCGCCGCGGTGACACCCACGACCTCTCTTTCGTCCGGCACGTCCTCGGTCGAACCGACGCCGAAGCCTTCGTCGACGACGTCACCGGGTGCATCCTGCGTGGACGGCCTGCTGCGATCTATGTCGCCGGCACAGCGCGCCGGCCAACTGGTGATGGTCGGGCTGGACGCGAGCATGTCCGCCGAGTCACTCGACACGATGATCAAGGACCATCACATCGGCAACATGTTCTTCATCGGCGGCTGGCGCACGACCTCTCGAGTGAAAAGCACCTCCGATCACGTTCAAGCACAAGCGAATTCGTCGTCGCCGAAGAGTGTCGGGTTTTTGATCGCCGCCGACCAGGAGGGCGGCCAGGTTCAGCAGTTGAAGGGTGACGGCTTCTCTGCGCTCCCGTCGGCGCTGCGCCAGGGCACGATGTCGTCTGCGGACCGAGCCGCCGTCGCACGAACGATCGTCCGCGAACTGAAGGCGGTGGGCGTCAACGTCGACCTCGCCCCGGTCGCCGACACCGTGCCGCCGGCGAACCCGCGCTCCAACGAACCGATCGGACGCTGGGGTCGCCAATACGGGAACAACCCCGCGAAGGCCGGCTCCGCTGTCGCCGAGGTGGTGCGGACGATGCAGGCGGGCGGCTTGCAGAGCACGCTCAAACACTTCCCCGGCCTCGGTCGGATCACCGGCAACACGGACTTCACCGCCGACGGCATCGTCGACGACCAGACCTCGGCTGACGACGAATACCTGCGCCCCTTCCGCGACGGGATTGCCGCCGGTGCCCCGTTCGTCATGGTGTCGTCGGCCTACTACTCGAGGATGGACGCCGAGAACCAGGCGATCTACTCGCCGAAGATCATCGACGGCGTGTTGCGCAGACAGCTCGGCTTCGGGGGAGTCGTAATGAGCGATGACCTGAATGCCGTTGCGGTACGTGATCTTCCGGCCGGTGAACGCGTGGTCAAGATGGTGCGCGCGGGCGGCGATGTGGCGCTCACCGGACTCGCGTCCGCGGCGCCGCTCATGGCGAGGGCACTGACCGCCGAAGCCGCGAAGGACCCTGTTTTCCGGGCGAAGCTGAACGCGTCGGTGAAACGGGTACTGATGGCCAAGACCGCGATGGGCCTGACGTCCTGCTCGGGGCGCGAGTAG
- the tsaD gene encoding tRNA (adenosine(37)-N6)-threonylcarbamoyltransferase complex transferase subunit TsaD: MSEPVVLGIESSCDETGVALVRGTTLLGDSLASSVDEHVRFGGVVPEVASRAHLEAIIPTIERACDDAGLTLADVDAVAVTAGPGLAGALMVGVSAAKAVAWALDKPLYGVNHLCAHVCADVLDHGPLPEPTMALLVSGGHTDLLIVRDIASDVTSLGRTIDDAAGEAYDKVARVLGVPYPGGPHLDRLAQQGDPTAIRFPRGLTSARDMEKHRFDFSFSGLKTAVVRWVQERERDGLDVPLADVAASFSAAVADVLTRKAIDACEHHGIKDLQIGGGVTANTQLRTMAEERCAAAGISLRVPRIRLCTDNGAMVAALGAQVVARGLTPSSLDLGTDSSLPVSTVSV, translated from the coding sequence ATGAGTGAGCCTGTCGTTCTCGGGATCGAGAGCTCCTGCGACGAGACCGGAGTTGCGCTCGTACGCGGCACCACGTTGCTCGGCGACTCCCTCGCCAGCAGTGTCGACGAACACGTCCGTTTCGGCGGGGTGGTGCCCGAGGTCGCCAGTCGGGCACACCTCGAAGCGATCATCCCGACCATCGAGCGAGCATGCGACGATGCCGGACTCACCCTCGCAGACGTCGACGCGGTGGCCGTGACTGCAGGACCCGGTCTCGCCGGTGCGCTCATGGTCGGGGTTTCGGCGGCAAAGGCGGTCGCATGGGCGCTCGACAAGCCGCTGTACGGGGTGAACCACCTGTGTGCACACGTCTGCGCCGACGTGCTCGACCACGGCCCGTTGCCGGAGCCGACGATGGCCCTGCTGGTCTCCGGCGGGCACACCGATCTGCTGATCGTGCGCGACATCGCGTCCGACGTGACTTCGCTGGGCCGGACGATCGACGACGCCGCCGGCGAGGCGTACGACAAGGTGGCGCGGGTGCTCGGTGTGCCCTATCCGGGAGGACCGCACCTGGATCGGCTTGCGCAGCAAGGGGATCCGACCGCCATCCGTTTCCCGCGGGGTCTCACGTCGGCGCGCGACATGGAGAAGCATCGTTTCGATTTCTCGTTCTCGGGCCTGAAGACCGCGGTCGTGCGCTGGGTGCAGGAGCGCGAACGCGACGGTCTGGACGTGCCGCTCGCCGACGTCGCCGCGAGCTTTTCGGCGGCCGTGGCTGACGTGCTCACTCGCAAGGCGATCGACGCGTGCGAGCACCACGGCATCAAGGATCTGCAGATCGGCGGAGGAGTCACCGCGAACACCCAGTTGCGGACGATGGCCGAAGAGCGTTGTGCCGCAGCCGGAATCAGCCTGCGCGTCCCGCGGATCCGGCTGTGCACCGACAACGGGGCGATGGTCGCAGCGCTCGGGGCCCAGGTCGTCGCTCGCGGACTCACGCCGTCGAGCCTCGACCTCGGCACGGACTCGAGCCTGCCGGTCAGCACGGTCTCGGTCTGA
- the rimI gene encoding ribosomal protein S18-alanine N-acetyltransferase, translating into MITREMHWSDIPELTRIDRELFGHEAWSETTWWSELAGRPQRRYLIAQDDEGVVGYAGVDCPGDVADVMTIAVRPRGRRSGLSQELLDWMRAEAVSSGAEALMLEVRADNVAARKLYDRNGFEQISVRRGYYQPDGVDAIIMRALLEADDE; encoded by the coding sequence ATGATCACGCGCGAGATGCACTGGAGCGACATCCCCGAACTCACCAGGATCGACCGGGAGCTTTTCGGGCACGAGGCGTGGAGCGAGACCACCTGGTGGTCCGAGCTCGCCGGTCGTCCTCAGCGTCGCTACCTGATCGCGCAGGACGACGAGGGGGTGGTCGGGTATGCGGGAGTCGACTGTCCCGGCGATGTCGCCGACGTGATGACGATCGCCGTCCGACCCCGGGGACGTCGCTCCGGGCTGTCGCAAGAACTGTTGGACTGGATGCGCGCCGAGGCTGTGTCGTCCGGCGCCGAGGCACTGATGCTCGAGGTCCGCGCCGACAACGTTGCCGCGCGAAAGCTGTACGACCGCAACGGTTTCGAGCAGATCAGCGTGCGCCGCGGCTACTACCAGCCGGACGGTGTCGACGCGATCATCATGCGAGCGCTGCTGGAGGCAGACGATGAGTGA
- the tsaB gene encoding tRNA (adenosine(37)-N6)-threonylcarbamoyltransferase complex dimerization subunit type 1 TsaB: MSGLLLALDTSTSAVTVALVSGAEVVAEQTVVDARRHTEILMPLVRDLFDGVGVTRANVTALAVGVGPGPFTGLRVGITTAATLSYVLGVPAHGVCSLDAIAHQVATSDVEEFVVATDARRKEVYWARYLRGERESEPQVHKPAGLPDEVRVLPAAGRGARLYPEVFASAMEPADVSAAHLGLLVGSRLRDGGELLPLQPLYLRQPDAVPSAGQKSALTSLAGQRRRP; encoded by the coding sequence ATGAGTGGGCTGCTGCTGGCGTTGGACACCTCGACCTCGGCGGTCACCGTCGCCCTGGTGTCCGGTGCAGAGGTCGTCGCGGAGCAGACCGTCGTCGACGCGCGCCGCCACACCGAGATCCTGATGCCGCTCGTTCGTGACCTGTTCGACGGGGTCGGGGTCACCCGGGCGAACGTCACGGCGCTCGCTGTCGGCGTCGGGCCCGGTCCGTTCACCGGTCTGCGGGTGGGAATCACCACGGCGGCCACGCTCTCGTATGTTCTCGGTGTCCCGGCCCACGGGGTCTGCAGCCTCGACGCCATCGCGCATCAAGTCGCGACGAGCGACGTGGAGGAGTTCGTCGTCGCCACCGACGCACGTCGCAAGGAGGTCTACTGGGCGCGGTACCTGCGCGGTGAACGCGAGAGCGAGCCGCAGGTGCACAAACCGGCAGGCCTCCCCGATGAGGTTCGAGTGCTGCCGGCGGCCGGCCGGGGAGCGAGGCTCTATCCCGAAGTGTTCGCCTCGGCGATGGAGCCGGCCGACGTGAGTGCCGCTCACCTGGGCCTGCTGGTCGGGTCCCGTCTGCGCGACGGCGGGGAGCTGCTGCCGTTGCAACCCCTGTATCTGCGGCAGCCGGACGCCGTCCCGTCGGCCGGCCAGAAGTCGGCGCTCACCTCACTTGCCGGACAACGGCGCCGGCCATGA
- the tsaE gene encoding tRNA (adenosine(37)-N6)-threonylcarbamoyltransferase complex ATPase subunit type 1 TsaE: MSLPPVTLPDREATQTWGRRLGALLRAGDVVVLTGGLGAGKTTLTQAIAEGLGVRGPITSPTFVIARVHPSLVGGPELVHVDAYRLDGSLELDDLDLDSELDEAVTVIEWGAGLAEELSQKRLELVIDVDTSTEVRSIRLRPNGARFESVAAQVAS; encoded by the coding sequence ATGAGCCTTCCGCCTGTGACGCTGCCCGATCGTGAAGCGACCCAGACCTGGGGCCGTCGTCTTGGCGCGCTGCTGCGTGCCGGCGACGTCGTCGTGCTGACCGGCGGCCTCGGTGCGGGCAAGACCACGTTGACCCAGGCAATCGCCGAGGGACTCGGTGTGCGTGGACCGATCACTTCCCCCACCTTCGTGATCGCCCGCGTCCATCCTTCGCTCGTCGGCGGTCCGGAGTTGGTGCACGTGGATGCGTATCGCCTGGATGGCTCTCTCGAACTGGATGACCTTGACCTCGACTCCGAACTGGACGAGGCGGTGACGGTCATCGAGTGGGGTGCCGGTCTGGCCGAGGAACTGTCCCAAAAGCGTCTGGAACTGGTCATCGATGTGGACACGTCGACGGAGGTCCGATCGATTCGGTTGCGACCCAACGGCGCTCGCTTCGAATCGGTTGCTGCGCAGGTCGCGTCATGA
- a CDS encoding alpha/beta fold hydrolase yields MASDGGLLGLGVGILAAGAATAAGVAADRLLKARRTAIELGLEVDYDDIPDHEDVVISDAVPLHVEIDDPVGAKIGERPTVVLSHGYTQHHGVWHFQRKALREAGFRVVLWDHRGHGLSEQGEESSYTIAQLGRDLHAVITEAAPDGPLILMGHSMGGMAMMAMAEQFPEIIRERVVGAGFVCTSSGALSTLDFGLGKQVGAAVHRLGPGTVARLSARQSTVERVLELGKDVESYLVHRYSFGSDVPMAVVRYTADMIFETPMSVISAFMPTLVDHERTDVLAEFDGIETLVIHGQQDRIVPRAHADVMVAKMPHAEYIVVENSGHMLPLEHPEIVNTEIVALAERASRAVVEPPSKRRSTVPRTVTDLRPRRKGVLEKKQKAAR; encoded by the coding sequence ATGGCGAGTGACGGTGGACTGCTCGGTCTCGGCGTCGGCATCCTGGCTGCCGGTGCTGCCACGGCCGCGGGAGTCGCGGCCGATCGGCTGCTGAAGGCTCGCCGCACCGCGATCGAACTCGGTCTCGAAGTCGACTACGACGACATACCCGACCACGAGGACGTCGTGATCAGCGACGCCGTGCCGCTGCACGTGGAGATCGACGACCCGGTCGGCGCGAAAATCGGCGAGCGACCCACCGTCGTGCTGTCGCACGGTTACACCCAGCACCACGGTGTGTGGCACTTCCAGCGAAAAGCGTTGCGAGAAGCCGGATTTCGGGTGGTGCTCTGGGATCACCGAGGCCACGGCCTGTCCGAACAAGGCGAGGAGTCGTCCTACACGATCGCCCAGCTGGGACGTGACCTGCACGCGGTGATCACAGAAGCCGCCCCCGACGGGCCACTCATCCTCATGGGCCACTCGATGGGTGGCATGGCGATGATGGCGATGGCCGAACAGTTCCCGGAGATCATCCGCGAACGCGTGGTCGGTGCCGGCTTCGTGTGCACGAGCTCGGGAGCGCTGAGCACGCTCGACTTCGGCCTCGGCAAGCAGGTCGGCGCCGCCGTGCACCGCCTCGGTCCCGGCACCGTCGCCCGGCTGTCCGCAAGGCAGAGCACCGTCGAACGCGTCCTCGAACTCGGCAAGGACGTGGAAAGCTATCTCGTGCATCGGTATTCGTTCGGTTCGGACGTACCGATGGCCGTCGTGCGTTACACCGCCGACATGATCTTCGAGACCCCGATGTCGGTCATCTCCGCTTTCATGCCGACCCTCGTCGACCACGAACGCACCGACGTGTTGGCCGAGTTCGACGGCATCGAGACCTTGGTGATCCACGGTCAGCAGGACCGCATCGTCCCGCGTGCCCACGCCGATGTCATGGTCGCGAAGATGCCGCACGCCGAGTACATCGTCGTCGAGAACTCCGGCCACATGCTCCCCTTGGAGCACCCGGAGATCGTCAACACCGAGATCGTCGCGCTCGCCGAACGTGCCTCCCGCGCCGTCGTCGAACCACCCAGCAAGCGCCGTTCCACGGTGCCGCGCACCGTCACCGACCTACGGCCGAGGCGCAAGGGTGTGCTGGAGAAGAAGCAGAAGGCGGCCCGATGA
- the alr gene encoding alanine racemase, whose product MSSSLSGGAPARVTIDLDAIAANVRTLKGFAGDAEVMAVVKGDAYGHGLVPSARAAVAGGASWLGVAQMDEAFELRAAGVEEPVLSWLHAPGTDFDRAIVSGIDIGVPAVWELDAVVEAARRVGRTARVQCKVDTGLARNGAYGADWDALVAAAGPYVAEGAVKVVGVFTHFAFADAPTHPTVLQQQEKFADAVRDCERAGFDLEVRHMSNSAATLTTPQAAWDMVRPGLAVYGLSPVPDLGRPADYGLRAAMTVSANATVVKRIPAGQGVSYAHTYAPDHETTVVDVPIGYVDGVPRSGSNRAPVQIGGSSYTISGRVCMDQFVVDVGDAQVSAGDEVVLFGDGELGVPTAQDWADANDTISYEIVARMSSRLPRVYVGGGHHGE is encoded by the coding sequence ATGTCCTCATCCCTGTCCGGCGGTGCGCCCGCCCGCGTCACGATCGATCTCGACGCCATCGCCGCCAACGTCCGCACCCTGAAGGGCTTCGCCGGCGATGCCGAGGTGATGGCCGTCGTCAAGGGCGACGCGTACGGGCACGGGCTGGTCCCGTCCGCCCGGGCAGCGGTGGCCGGGGGAGCGAGTTGGCTCGGCGTGGCCCAGATGGACGAAGCCTTCGAACTGCGTGCAGCCGGCGTCGAGGAGCCGGTGCTTTCCTGGTTACACGCGCCGGGGACCGACTTCGACCGGGCCATCGTGTCCGGCATCGACATCGGGGTGCCGGCGGTCTGGGAACTCGACGCGGTCGTCGAAGCGGCGCGCCGGGTCGGGCGGACAGCGCGGGTGCAGTGCAAGGTCGACACCGGCCTCGCCCGCAACGGAGCCTACGGCGCCGACTGGGACGCGCTGGTCGCGGCCGCCGGTCCGTATGTCGCCGAGGGCGCTGTGAAGGTCGTCGGCGTCTTCACTCACTTCGCGTTCGCCGATGCGCCCACTCACCCCACCGTGCTGCAGCAGCAGGAGAAGTTCGCGGACGCTGTCCGTGACTGCGAACGTGCCGGGTTCGACCTCGAGGTGCGTCACATGTCGAACTCCGCCGCGACACTGACGACGCCGCAGGCGGCCTGGGACATGGTGCGTCCGGGGCTGGCGGTCTACGGTCTGTCGCCGGTGCCCGACCTCGGCCGACCAGCTGACTACGGACTGCGTGCAGCCATGACCGTCAGCGCGAATGCGACTGTGGTGAAACGGATTCCGGCCGGTCAGGGGGTCAGCTACGCACACACCTATGCGCCCGATCACGAGACGACGGTGGTCGACGTGCCGATCGGATACGTGGACGGCGTCCCACGGTCGGGTTCGAACAGGGCACCGGTACAGATCGGTGGCTCGAGCTACACGATCTCCGGACGCGTCTGCATGGACCAGTTCGTCGTAGACGTCGGCGACGCGCAGGTGAGTGCCGGGGACGAAGTCGTCCTGTTCGGTGACGGCGAACTCGGCGTCCCGACGGCGCAGGACTGGGCCGATGCCAACGACACGATCAGCTACGAGATCGTCGCCCGGATGAGCTCGCGCCTGCCGCGGGTGTACGTCGGAGGTGGGCACCATGGCGAGTGA
- a CDS encoding NAD(P)H-hydrate epimerase codes for MIRAFSIDDVRAAEEAVKRELEPGELMQRAALGLAEVARARSDEDGRVVVLAGSGDNGGDALYAAAHLARLDLNVVALLVGSRTHEEALAAATAEGVVPIEWRSGKVPAAAAEALAEANLVIDGIVGIGASPGLPKHLENLPDLFANDAYVIAVDLPSGVDPSGVVAADCLYADETVTFSLLKPCHLLPAGEAACGQLTVVDIGVPEPDSPAVVRYEASDATRLWPTPGAFDDKYSRGVLGVMTGSESYPGAAVLGVTAAVTTGVGMVRYIGPRRATDLVLGSVPEIVSGPGRVQAWLLGSGWDGHGGAPELVDELLDDILPIVLDAGALDLLDEPRSAPTLLTPHAGELKRLAQRLGLEHTQGVPGARVVADALGAHVLLKGATTLIVPPSSTRGPLVSQTDGPAWLATAGSGDVLAGMIGALVASGLGVTEAGALGVLLHGRAAHLANPGGPVRALDVARCAGRAVAEFL; via the coding sequence GTGATCCGCGCATTCAGCATCGACGACGTCCGTGCGGCCGAGGAGGCCGTCAAGAGGGAGCTCGAGCCCGGCGAGTTGATGCAGCGCGCGGCGCTCGGCCTGGCAGAGGTTGCTCGCGCCCGGTCGGACGAGGACGGCAGGGTGGTCGTGCTGGCCGGGTCGGGCGACAACGGGGGAGACGCGCTGTACGCCGCAGCCCACCTGGCCCGGCTCGACCTGAACGTCGTCGCGCTGTTGGTCGGATCGCGCACCCACGAGGAGGCGCTCGCTGCAGCGACGGCGGAAGGTGTGGTGCCGATCGAGTGGCGGTCGGGAAAGGTGCCCGCAGCTGCCGCCGAGGCACTTGCCGAAGCCAACCTGGTGATCGACGGGATCGTCGGGATCGGTGCGTCGCCGGGCCTGCCCAAGCACTTGGAGAACCTGCCCGACCTCTTCGCGAACGATGCCTACGTCATCGCGGTCGACCTGCCGTCGGGTGTCGATCCGTCCGGCGTGGTGGCCGCCGACTGCCTGTACGCGGACGAGACGGTGACCTTCAGCCTGTTGAAGCCGTGCCATCTCCTGCCTGCCGGTGAAGCAGCGTGCGGACAGTTGACCGTGGTGGACATCGGCGTGCCCGAACCGGATTCGCCCGCCGTAGTCCGTTACGAAGCGAGCGACGCAACCCGGCTCTGGCCGACCCCCGGTGCGTTCGACGACAAGTACTCGCGCGGCGTCCTGGGTGTGATGACCGGCAGCGAGTCCTACCCTGGCGCCGCCGTCCTGGGCGTGACTGCGGCCGTCACCACCGGTGTCGGGATGGTGCGTTACATCGGCCCGCGTCGCGCGACCGACCTGGTGTTGGGAAGCGTCCCGGAGATCGTCAGCGGGCCCGGACGCGTTCAGGCCTGGCTGCTCGGCTCGGGTTGGGACGGTCACGGGGGAGCGCCGGAGTTGGTCGATGAACTCCTGGACGACATCCTTCCGATCGTGCTCGACGCAGGTGCCCTCGACCTGCTCGACGAACCTCGCTCCGCACCGACACTGCTCACTCCTCATGCCGGCGAGTTGAAGCGTCTGGCGCAGCGGCTGGGGCTGGAGCACACTCAAGGAGTGCCGGGTGCCCGAGTGGTGGCAGACGCGCTCGGCGCGCACGTCCTGCTCAAGGGTGCGACCACGCTGATCGTGCCGCCGTCCTCGACGCGAGGGCCGCTCGTCAGCCAGACCGACGGACCGGCCTGGCTGGCCACGGCGGGCTCGGGAGATGTCCTGGCCGGAATGATCGGCGCACTGGTCGCCTCCGGGCTCGGCGTGACCGAAGCGGGTGCCCTCGGAGTGTTGCTGCACGGCCGCGCCGCTCACCTGGCCAACCCGGGAGGGCCCGTCCGTGCCCTCGACGTGGCTCGCTGCGCGGGTCGGGCCGTCGCCGAGTTTCTGTGA
- a CDS encoding holo-ACP synthase: MAIVGVGVDLVVVSRFTATLERTPALATRLFTDREQAGSPSSVAGRFAAKEAIAKALGAPGDLAWTDAEVHKTDVGQPWFHVTGTVAARARALGVERFHLSISHDGDFVTAMVVAEGSSPSHDLPSPYESPSDLPNEFDWGTQ, from the coding sequence ATGGCGATCGTCGGAGTCGGCGTCGACCTGGTGGTCGTCAGCCGGTTCACCGCGACGCTCGAGCGGACGCCCGCACTCGCGACCCGCCTGTTCACCGACCGTGAACAGGCGGGTTCGCCGTCCTCCGTGGCGGGCAGGTTCGCCGCCAAAGAGGCGATCGCGAAGGCGCTCGGCGCTCCCGGCGACCTGGCGTGGACCGACGCGGAGGTGCACAAGACCGATGTCGGGCAACCCTGGTTCCACGTGACCGGTACGGTCGCGGCCCGCGCCCGCGCACTCGGCGTCGAGCGGTTCCATCTGTCGATCTCCCACGACGGCGACTTCGTCACTGCGATGGTGGTGGCCGAAGGGTCGTCGCCGTCGCACGACCTGCCCTCGCCATATGAGTCACCGTCCGATTTACCGAACGAATTCGACTGGGGGACACAGTGA
- the glmS gene encoding glutamine--fructose-6-phosphate transaminase (isomerizing) encodes MCGIVGYVGKSDDQKALDVVMEGLARLEYRGYDSAGVALVSGDEVEVRKRSGKLANLIAEIEAHPMDASRTAIGHTRWATHGGPTDENAHPHRGGTDGKFALIHNGIIENFHSLKNELLADGIEFASETDTEVVAQLLAREFDGDLTESMRRVVQRLEGAFTLLAVHADQPGVVVGARRNSPLVVGLGEGENFLGSDVAAFIGHTRQAMEMEQDQIATITPDEVKVINFDGSPAEGKRFEVTWDAAAAEKGGYDTFMEKEINEQPHAVGDTLLGRTGDDGSLVLDELRISEDELEAVDRITIVACGTAAYAGMVAKYAIEHWARIPVEVALAHEFRYCDPIVNERTLVVSISQSGETMDTLMAVKHASELGARTISICNTHGSTIPRESDAVLYTHAGPEIAVASTKAFLAQITACYILGLYLAQLRGGTYAEDAKAVLAELQEVPGKIEELLGTMDRVREIARFMADTRSVLFLGRQVGFPVAMEGALKLKELAYIHAEGFAAGELKHGPIALIDAGQPVFIVVPGPDTPHGLHGKVVSNIQEIRARGARTLVIAQEGDEAVVPFADEVIRVPHTSPLLQPLLTVVPLQVFALELSTAKGLDVDQPRNLAKSVTVE; translated from the coding sequence ATGTGTGGAATCGTCGGATACGTCGGCAAGAGCGACGACCAGAAGGCCCTTGACGTCGTCATGGAGGGGTTGGCCCGGCTGGAGTACCGAGGGTACGACTCTGCGGGCGTCGCGCTGGTCAGCGGTGACGAGGTCGAGGTGCGCAAGCGCTCCGGCAAGCTCGCCAACCTGATCGCCGAGATCGAGGCGCACCCGATGGACGCCTCCCGCACCGCGATCGGGCACACCCGGTGGGCGACGCACGGCGGCCCGACCGACGAGAACGCCCACCCTCACCGCGGAGGTACCGACGGCAAGTTCGCGCTCATCCACAACGGCATCATCGAGAACTTCCACAGCCTCAAGAACGAGTTGTTGGCCGACGGCATCGAGTTCGCCAGCGAGACCGACACCGAGGTCGTGGCTCAGTTGCTCGCTCGCGAGTTCGACGGTGATCTCACCGAGTCGATGCGCCGCGTCGTCCAGCGCCTCGAGGGTGCTTTCACGTTGCTGGCGGTGCACGCCGACCAGCCCGGCGTGGTCGTCGGAGCTCGCCGCAACAGCCCGCTCGTCGTCGGCCTGGGTGAGGGCGAGAACTTCCTCGGCTCCGACGTCGCCGCATTCATCGGTCACACCAGGCAGGCGATGGAGATGGAGCAGGACCAGATCGCCACCATCACCCCGGACGAGGTGAAGGTCATCAACTTCGACGGCAGTCCCGCCGAGGGCAAGCGTTTCGAGGTCACCTGGGACGCCGCTGCCGCCGAGAAGGGCGGCTACGACACCTTCATGGAGAAGGAGATCAACGAGCAGCCTCACGCCGTCGGCGACACCCTGCTCGGCCGCACCGGTGACGACGGCTCGCTCGTGCTCGACGAACTTCGCATCAGCGAGGACGAACTCGAGGCCGTCGACCGCATTACGATCGTCGCCTGTGGCACCGCCGCGTATGCCGGCATGGTCGCCAAGTACGCGATCGAGCACTGGGCCCGCATCCCGGTCGAGGTCGCGCTCGCCCACGAGTTCCGTTATTGCGATCCGATCGTCAACGAGCGCACGCTGGTGGTGTCGATCAGCCAGTCCGGCGAGACCATGGACACCCTGATGGCGGTCAAGCACGCCAGCGAGTTGGGTGCTCGCACGATCAGCATCTGCAACACCCACGGTTCGACGATCCCGCGCGAGTCGGACGCCGTGCTCTACACCCACGCCGGCCCGGAGATCGCGGTTGCCTCGACCAAGGCGTTCCTGGCACAGATCACCGCCTGCTACATCCTCGGTCTCTACCTCGCGCAGCTGCGTGGCGGCACTTACGCCGAGGACGCCAAGGCGGTGCTCGCCGAACTGCAGGAAGTGCCGGGCAAGATCGAGGAACTGCTCGGCACGATGGACCGCGTCCGCGAGATCGCCCGCTTCATGGCCGACACCCGCTCGGTGCTCTTCCTGGGTCGTCAGGTCGGTTTCCCGGTGGCGATGGAGGGCGCGCTCAAGCTCAAGGAGCTCGCGTACATCCACGCCGAGGGGTTCGCCGCCGGTGAGCTCAAGCACGGACCGATCGCGCTGATCGACGCCGGCCAGCCGGTCTTCATCGTGGTGCCCGGGCCGGACACCCCGCACGGACTGCACGGAAAGGTCGTCTCGAACATCCAGGAGATCCGCGCCCGCGGCGCTCGCACCCTGGTGATCGCGCAGGAGGGCGACGAGGCCGTCGTCCCGTTCGCCGACGAGGTCATCCGCGTGCCGCACACCTCGCCGCTGCTGCAGCCGCTGCTCACCGTCGTCCCGTTGCAGGTCTTCGCCCTCGAGCTGTCGACCGCGAAGGGTTTGGACGTCGACCAGCCGCGCAACCTGGCCAAGTCCGTCACCGTCGAGTGA